A region from the Desulfomarina profundi genome encodes:
- a CDS encoding sensor histidine kinase has translation MSESNLPLVRIILIPYLVLLALFVVVTGAGSTWLYFKARQAQSQLIVHGLLTSVTPLVEHLSKVDIDPLLAEDSHSWLHREINTIFRQIPDLEHVRVRSRGEGIHKYHGTGNRLVTEKTEGYKKEGGGDLRDVTAASRLYSESAPLLRIEFLLESRGKDPVRLEFGFNRATLRETVGRAMGGIIRAITLFSLLGIGALCIAFGVTVWAAGRVRDLEKRVRELYRYATAAELMAGLVHDLRNPLASFRANLASLRIMPEEQDEIIEEMDRDLVRLDEKLGSMLDLTRKRDEPLKEVDMKELLAEVARLAEPVLVRSGLELRCCSRVEGAVAIMTDSVRDALLNLVINSAESGQKDGIIEMEVWREDGWLIFEIRDRGCGFPEDLDIFAPFVTTKPTGHGLGLAISRRTIEAHGGTVTAENREGGGAVLKLVLPGRDTSRGAAI, from the coding sequence ATGAGCGAATCAAATCTGCCCCTGGTCAGGATTATCCTGATACCCTACCTGGTTTTACTGGCACTGTTCGTGGTAGTGACCGGTGCGGGTTCCACCTGGCTCTATTTCAAGGCCAGACAGGCCCAGTCCCAGCTGATTGTTCACGGCCTGTTGACATCGGTAACACCGCTGGTCGAGCACCTCTCAAAGGTTGATATTGATCCCCTGCTGGCAGAGGATTCACACTCCTGGCTGCACAGGGAGATCAATACCATTTTCCGTCAGATTCCAGATCTTGAACACGTTCGTGTTCGTTCACGGGGGGAGGGAATCCACAAATATCATGGCACCGGAAACCGGCTAGTCACAGAAAAAACAGAGGGCTATAAAAAAGAGGGTGGCGGTGATCTGCGAGATGTAACTGCAGCCAGCCGGCTCTACTCGGAGTCCGCCCCTCTGCTCAGAATAGAATTCCTGCTGGAAAGTCGGGGGAAGGATCCTGTTCGACTGGAATTTGGTTTTAACCGGGCTACCCTGAGGGAAACGGTTGGCAGGGCAATGGGTGGAATAATCCGGGCGATTACTCTTTTTTCCCTGCTTGGGATCGGTGCTCTCTGTATTGCCTTCGGGGTAACTGTCTGGGCGGCCGGAAGGGTCAGAGATCTGGAAAAACGGGTTCGAGAGCTGTATCGATACGCCACTGCAGCCGAGCTGATGGCCGGACTTGTCCATGATCTGCGCAATCCCCTGGCCAGCTTTCGGGCAAACCTTGCCTCTCTGCGGATCATGCCGGAAGAGCAGGATGAGATTATCGAGGAGATGGACCGGGATCTGGTGAGACTTGATGAAAAGCTCGGTTCCATGCTGGATCTGACAAGAAAAAGGGATGAGCCACTGAAGGAAGTGGATATGAAGGAGTTGCTGGCCGAGGTGGCACGGCTGGCTGAACCGGTACTGGTCCGCAGTGGTCTTGAGCTGCGCTGCTGCAGTCGGGTGGAGGGGGCGGTTGCGATCATGACAGACTCTGTGCGTGACGCCCTGCTCAATCTGGTTATTAACAGTGCGGAAAGTGGACAGAAGGATGGAATCATTGAGATGGAGGTCTGGCGGGAGGACGGCTGGCTCATTTTTGAAATAAGGGACCGTGGCTGCGGGTTTCCGGAAGATCTGGATATTTTCGCACCATTCGTAACCACAAAACCCACTGGACATGGTCTTGGGCTCGCGATCAGCAGGCGTACAATCGAGGCTCATGGTGGTACTGTTACCGCGGAAAACAGGGAAGGAGGTGGGGCGGTGCTGAAGCTTGTTCTTCCAGGTCGGGACACTTCCCGTGGAGCTGCAATATGA
- a CDS encoding PAS domain S-box protein, with protein sequence MPKTANKISKLVFVSIIFVVSIILMVTFIVVYIHKERKITDIDRYGRFFKLEATRLESRINEIDSLHHLVINDPTIANEFYKFEHDQEPTAIARLMTNRILENIGQIRHISAVYLLTKDGQCRFSSAKSFIGNNYGFRPYFTEALKKGKSVYLARGVTSHVTGIYFSHAIELNGDKLGVAVLKIDPRFFQLKSIFSFSSMPSEKDILRTGLATNQGILLNTTEKILNTVEDLTEEQRAVIRHSKQFPEKEVISLGFPRGTWVRVKNTGFSAIDLQGKSYYFFSRPLLGNELFLVHIVDMDWFHRINTPLSGLYNWLLVIFGLLLVVACGFVYLLEKRRYTILLQSEALAESEKKTRLFSQVVEQAGSSIVITDVDGNIVYVNPHFTSVTGYDFDEAYGKNPRILNSGRLKKALYSGLWETITQAKTWKGVLHNKKKNGETYWEEATITPIIDSGGEITHFAAVKEDISKRISLTEKLREESEKLQLIVKHAGLGITIIVDRRFVWINRTCVELFGYSVDDEILGQLTEMMYPSKQAFLDFAEEFSAGFEQADIFTAETQLKRKDGSLFWVNLTGKPIESKTVEGDGYIWIIEDITQRKQNEVELLKAKEKAEAANEIKSRLLTNVSHDIRTPLHGLIGILELFATTALSTVQQELLIKGKRSAVFLENMLNNLLDLSKIESGQFRLAESPFVLKNLVVDTGEILAGQFSSKGIAFKYSIDENLPEIFTGDGFRLQQILINLVGNSLKFTDEGSIGLEINGTVKNNTALLLFQVSDTGVGIPKKNRDHLFEPFTQADNSITRKYGGSGLGLSICKELCTMMGGRIWFETEEGKGTTFYFTCKCGVATEQEKALLFTGEKHVDLECDKSLVILIVDDNEANQEILKMMLKHGGHKPYIAANGRECLEKMVSMSFDLIFMDMQMPVLDGLSTAEIIRSCEQGRGETVSGFSDIIPALQKKLQGSNTPIVALTANAREEDRRRCRRAGMDHYLLKPFRNVQIAQVLHQFCGEKEHGKVLEKDGEKSPAARGNGSETNLTMAGIRQYIETTFPFSFEEREKLITLTLEQVFKGLEELRVVVECETPSLQDVAEKAHQIKGSLLNLGLKELASDLAALEQTARQKKSQSLERAVGRIISEMNAIRQRN encoded by the coding sequence ATGCCCAAAACAGCTAACAAAATTTCCAAGCTGGTTTTTGTTTCCATCATTTTCGTGGTTTCCATTATTCTGATGGTTACCTTTATCGTTGTTTATATACATAAAGAACGAAAAATTACTGACATAGACAGGTATGGCCGGTTTTTCAAACTGGAGGCCACCAGGCTTGAATCAAGGATTAATGAAATTGACAGTCTGCACCATCTTGTTATCAATGATCCAACTATTGCCAATGAGTTTTACAAATTTGAGCACGATCAGGAACCGACGGCGATTGCCCGGTTGATGACAAATAGAATTCTGGAAAATATTGGGCAGATACGACATATTTCCGCAGTATATCTGCTGACGAAGGATGGACAGTGCAGGTTTTCAAGCGCCAAGTCCTTTATTGGCAATAATTATGGTTTTCGACCATATTTTACAGAAGCGCTCAAAAAAGGAAAATCCGTTTACCTGGCGCGGGGAGTCACGTCCCATGTAACAGGAATCTATTTTTCCCATGCTATTGAGCTGAATGGTGATAAGCTGGGGGTTGCCGTCTTGAAAATTGACCCTCGTTTTTTTCAGCTGAAGTCAATCTTTTCTTTTTCCAGTATGCCTTCAGAAAAGGATATTCTGCGCACGGGGCTTGCCACAAACCAGGGCATTTTATTAAATACAACGGAAAAAATTCTTAATACAGTTGAAGACCTGACTGAAGAACAGCGGGCGGTCATTCGACATTCAAAACAATTTCCGGAAAAAGAAGTTATTTCGCTGGGTTTTCCCCGGGGCACTTGGGTCCGGGTGAAAAATACAGGCTTTTCTGCAATTGATCTCCAGGGTAAATCGTACTACTTTTTCAGCAGGCCTCTTCTGGGAAATGAGCTTTTTCTGGTTCATATTGTTGATATGGACTGGTTTCACAGGATAAATACTCCCCTTTCAGGGCTTTATAACTGGCTGCTGGTGATTTTCGGACTCCTGCTGGTTGTTGCCTGCGGTTTTGTGTACCTCCTGGAGAAACGTCGGTATACCATACTCCTGCAGTCCGAGGCATTGGCGGAGAGTGAGAAAAAAACACGTCTTTTTTCCCAGGTTGTGGAACAGGCCGGCAGCAGTATTGTTATAACTGATGTTGATGGAAACATCGTTTATGTTAATCCTCATTTCACCTCTGTTACCGGATACGATTTTGATGAAGCATATGGTAAGAATCCACGAATTCTGAATTCGGGAAGATTGAAAAAAGCTCTGTACAGTGGGTTGTGGGAAACAATTACCCAGGCAAAAACCTGGAAAGGAGTCTTGCACAATAAGAAGAAGAACGGGGAAACTTACTGGGAGGAAGCCACTATTACTCCCATTATCGATTCCGGGGGAGAAATAACCCATTTTGCAGCAGTCAAGGAAGATATCTCCAAAAGAATCAGTTTAACGGAGAAACTGAGAGAGGAAAGCGAGAAACTGCAGCTTATCGTCAAGCATGCCGGGCTGGGAATTACCATTATCGTTGACCGGCGGTTTGTCTGGATAAACCGGACCTGTGTTGAACTCTTCGGTTATTCTGTTGATGATGAGATTCTTGGACAGCTGACGGAAATGATGTACCCGTCAAAGCAGGCATTTCTGGATTTTGCCGAAGAATTTTCCGCCGGTTTTGAACAGGCGGATATTTTCACGGCGGAAACCCAATTAAAGAGAAAGGATGGCTCACTCTTCTGGGTCAACCTGACCGGTAAACCGATAGAATCAAAAACTGTTGAAGGAGACGGCTATATATGGATCATCGAGGATATTACGCAGCGTAAACAAAACGAGGTGGAGTTGCTGAAGGCCAAGGAAAAGGCGGAAGCAGCCAATGAAATTAAAAGTCGTCTTCTCACCAATGTCAGCCATGATATTCGCACACCGCTGCACGGGTTGATCGGTATCCTTGAGCTTTTTGCTACAACTGCTCTGAGTACTGTTCAGCAGGAGCTGTTGATCAAGGGAAAAAGATCGGCTGTTTTCCTCGAAAATATGTTGAATAATCTTCTTGATTTGTCAAAGATTGAGTCAGGTCAGTTTCGCCTGGCAGAAAGCCCCTTTGTGCTTAAAAACCTTGTTGTTGACACGGGAGAGATACTTGCAGGTCAGTTCAGCAGCAAAGGTATTGCCTTTAAATACAGTATTGATGAAAATCTGCCGGAAATATTTACGGGGGATGGGTTCAGACTGCAGCAGATTTTAATAAACCTGGTGGGTAACAGCCTGAAATTTACTGATGAAGGTTCAATCGGTCTTGAAATAAATGGAACGGTAAAAAATAATACGGCCCTGCTGTTGTTTCAGGTCAGTGATACCGGGGTCGGCATTCCGAAGAAAAACCGTGATCACCTTTTTGAGCCATTTACCCAGGCTGATAATTCCATCACAAGAAAATATGGTGGCAGCGGACTTGGACTCTCTATCTGTAAAGAGCTTTGTACAATGATGGGGGGCAGGATATGGTTTGAAACAGAGGAAGGAAAGGGCACAACATTTTATTTTACCTGCAAATGTGGCGTTGCCACCGAGCAGGAGAAGGCGCTCCTGTTTACCGGGGAAAAACATGTGGATCTGGAATGTGACAAATCCCTGGTTATTCTGATAGTGGATGATAATGAGGCAAATCAGGAAATATTGAAGATGATGCTGAAACATGGCGGGCATAAACCGTATATTGCGGCTAATGGCAGAGAATGTCTCGAAAAGATGGTTTCGATGTCCTTTGATCTCATCTTTATGGATATGCAGATGCCTGTACTGGATGGATTGAGTACTGCCGAAATAATCCGTTCATGTGAGCAGGGCAGGGGGGAAACTGTTTCCGGTTTTTCCGATATTATTCCTGCCTTGCAGAAAAAGCTGCAGGGCAGTAACACACCGATAGTTGCCCTGACAGCCAATGCCCGGGAGGAAGATCGAAGACGCTGTCGCAGGGCAGGGATGGATCATTATCTGCTGAAACCGTTTCGCAATGTTCAAATTGCCCAGGTTCTGCATCAATTCTGTGGCGAAAAAGAGCATGGGAAGGTTTTAGAAAAGGATGGGGAGAAATCTCCAGCCGCGCGGGGTAATGGTAGTGAAACCAACCTGACCATGGCCGGAATACGGCAATACATCGAGACAACATTCCCATTCTCATTTGAGGAGCGGGAAAAATTGATTACCCTCACCCTGGAACAGGTGTTCAAAGGATTGGAAGAACTGCGTGTTGTGGTGGAATGTGAAACGCCCTCTTTGCAGGATGTTGCAGAAAAAGCCCATCAAATCAAGGGGTCGCTTCTTAATCTCGGATTAAAGGAACTCGCTTCAGACCTTGCCGCTCTTGAACAGACGGCAAGGCAGAAGAAGAGTCAATCCCTGGAGAGGGCGGTCGGCAGAATTATTTCTGAAATGAATGCAATCAGGCAGAGGAATTGA
- a CDS encoding bile acid:sodium symporter: MRLLNLLQKYSFLLGLFLVAVFTLADTRGITTGAGLWLKEHHGPDCVIVLIFFLSGLALDISTIRAGLSDIRGTLAALLLIFIVAPLLTLPFSFFQPDNGILIGLFLVAVMPTTLSSGVVMTGSSGGNMAHALLITIVANSLAVVTIPLTLSLLLTITGDSRAIEIDQLPIIIKIATLILLPLVTGIILRRKLQSTLRPFLPYTVICSQVGILTMVWMALCRGRITILANLDAVFPVLTIVFLFHLALVLMGLLLTRILGIKKGHRESVIFMGARKPCPFPLFSRFPSFPNSAWLWSSA, encoded by the coding sequence ATGAGGCTGCTGAATCTGCTGCAAAAATACTCCTTCCTCCTAGGCCTGTTTCTGGTTGCCGTGTTTACCCTGGCCGACACACGTGGAATAACAACCGGTGCCGGACTCTGGCTGAAAGAGCATCATGGCCCGGACTGTGTCATTGTCCTGATTTTCTTCCTCTCCGGCCTGGCCCTTGACATCTCGACCATCAGGGCAGGCCTCTCGGATATCAGGGGAACTCTTGCAGCATTGCTGCTGATCTTTATTGTTGCCCCTTTGCTCACCCTGCCGTTCAGCTTTTTTCAACCGGATAATGGTATTCTGATAGGTCTCTTCCTGGTGGCCGTCATGCCGACAACTCTCAGCAGCGGAGTGGTCATGACAGGCAGTTCAGGTGGCAATATGGCTCACGCCCTGCTGATAACCATTGTCGCCAATTCCCTGGCAGTTGTCACCATCCCGCTCACCCTCAGTCTGCTCCTCACCATAACCGGGGACAGTCGAGCAATTGAAATAGACCAGCTGCCCATAATCATTAAGATTGCCACCCTCATCCTCCTGCCCCTGGTAACTGGAATCATTCTGCGCCGGAAACTGCAATCGACGTTACGTCCCTTTTTGCCCTATACTGTGATCTGCAGCCAGGTCGGTATCCTGACCATGGTCTGGATGGCTCTGTGCCGGGGAAGAATAACAATTCTTGCCAATCTCGATGCCGTTTTTCCTGTGCTGACCATTGTTTTCCTTTTCCACCTGGCCCTGGTTCTCATGGGGCTGCTGCTCACCCGTATTCTTGGCATAAAAAAAGGTCACAGGGAAAGTGTCATCTTCATGGGGGCCAGAAAACCCTGCCCCTTTCCATTATTCTCCAGGTTTCCCTCTTTCCCGAATTCGGCCTGGCTCTGGTCGTCTGCGTAA